A single region of the Brassica rapa cultivar Chiifu-401-42 chromosome A03, CAAS_Brap_v3.01, whole genome shotgun sequence genome encodes:
- the LOC103860847 gene encoding transcriptional adapter ADA2b isoform X1, which yields MGRSRRNFQNFEDPTLRTRKKKNAANVDTFESSSIVQGTEGGGKYNCDYCQKDITGKIRIKCAVCPDFDLCVECMSVGAEITPHKRDHAYRVMGNLTFPLICPDWSADDEMLLLEGLEIYGMGNWAEVAEHVGTKRKQQCLDHYRNIYLDSPFFPLPDMSHVAGKSKKELQAMASSLTVEQHMKEEYPFSPPKVKVEDTQKESHTDRSFGGKKPVTPGNNSLVELSSYNHKREEFDPEYDNDAEQLLAEMEFKQNDTPEEKKLKLRVLRIFSKRLDERKRRKEFILERNLLYPNPFEKELSQEEKEQCRRLDVFMRFHSKEEHQELLNSVVSEYRMVKRLKDLKEAQMAGCRSTAEAERYLGRKRKRESEEGMNRGKESSPVQASSSYVNDLDMIGFKESQLLSESEKRLCSEVKLVPPVYLQMQQVMSHEIFKGNVTKKSDAYSLFKIDPTKVDRVYDMLVKKGIAQL from the exons ATGGGTCGCTCTCGTCGCAACTTCCAAAATTTCGAAGACCCTACCCTTAG AACgaggaaaaagaaaaacgcAGCTAATGTGGACACCTTTGAGTCTTCATCTATCG TTCAAGGTACGGAGGGAGGAGGGAAGTACAACTGCGATTATTGTCAGAAAGACATCACTGGCAAGATCAGGATCAAATGTGCTGTTTGTCCTGATTTCGATCTCTGCGTTGAATGTATGTCTGTTGGTGCTGAGATCACTCCTCACAAACGTGATCACGCCTACCGTGTTATG GGAAATCTAACTTTCCCGCTTATTTGTCCGGACTGGAGTGCTGATGATGAAATGCTTCTCTTGGAG GGACTTGAGATTTATGGGATGGGAAACTGGGCTGAGGTTGCGGAGCATGTGGGAACGAAGAGAAAACAACAGTGTCTCGACCACTACAGAAACATTTACTTGGACTCCCCCTTTTTCCCTCTTCCT GATATGTCACATGTAGCAGGGAAGAGCAAAAAAGAACTTCAAGCCATGGCTTCTTCTTTGACTGTAGAGCAGCACATGAAAGAAGAGTACCCGTTTTCTCCTCCTAAAGTCAA AGTTGAAGACACACAAAAAG AGTCTCATACAGACAGGAGCTTTGGAGGAAAGAAACCTGTTACCCCGGGAAACAACTCTTTGGTTGAACTGAGTAGTTACAACCACAAAAGAGAAGAGTTCGACCCTGAATATGACAATGATGCTGAGCAGCTCTTGGCTGAGATGGAGTTCAAACAGAACGATACTCCTGAAGAGAAAAAGCTGAAGCTGCGTGTCTTGCGTATCTTTTCGAAAAG GCTTGATGAGAGGAAACGTAGAAAGGAGTTCATACTTGAAAGAAACCTGTTGTACCCAAATCCCTTTGAGAAGGAGCTGTCTCAGGAGGAGAAAGAGCAGTGTCGGCGTTTAGACGTTTTCATGCGCTTTCATTCAAAAGAAGAGCATCAAGAGCTACTTAATAGTGTTGTGAGCGAGTACCGCATGGTGAAACGGCTCAAAGATCTCAAG GAAGCTCAAATGGCAGGGTGTCGTTCGACAGCTGAAGCAGAGAGGTATCTGGGGAGGAAGAGGAAGCGAGAGAGCGAAGAAGGGATGAACAGAGGGAAAGAGAGCAGTCCTGTGCAAGCATCTTCAAGCTATGTGAATGACTTGGACATGATTGGGTTCAAAGAGTCGCAACTGCTGTCTGAATCC gAGAAGCGTCTTTGCAGCGAGGTCAAGTTGGTTCCACCGGTTTATCTACAGATGCAGCAAGTGATGTCACATGAGATATTCAAAGGGAATGTTACAAAGAAGTCAGATGCTTATAGCCTGTTCAAGATTGATCCGACCAAAGTAGACAGAGTCTATGATATGCTTGTGAAGAAGGGGATTGCTCAGCTTTAA
- the LOC103860851 gene encoding uncharacterized protein LOC103860851, translating to MSSMARDQNEQIVIQSSIALLQERFRQLQRARELRAERELLNPKPNHQDTNILQYYSEPASFGFFQFLPLKCQTTSSQKLLSLSLCPHSTSDPIEKPSLCHQWPNKEDKVVGVDRYDDVDTSLRL from the coding sequence ATGAGTTCAATGGCAAGAGACCAAAATGAACAAATAGTAATCCAGTCTTCTATCGCCTTGCTTCAAGAAAGATTCAGACAACTTCAGAGAGCGCGAGAGTTAAGAGCTGAGCGAGAACTCCTTAACCCTAAACCTAATCACCAAGACACCAACATCTTACAATACTACAGCGAACCCGCGAGTTTTGGTTTCTTCCAGTTTCTACCTCTAAAGTGTCAAACAACCTCGTCGCAGAAGCTCCTCTCCCTCTCCTTATGCCCTCACTCCACCTCTGATCCCATTGAAAAGCCTAGCCTTTGTCATCAGTGGCCGAATAAAGAAGACAAGGTGGTTGGGGTTGATCGATACGACGACGTTGATACGTCTCTACGTCTCTGA
- the LOC103860855 gene encoding inositol transporter 4 has protein sequence MVEGGIAKADKTEFTECWRTTWKTPYIMRLAFSAGIGGLLFGYDTGVISGALLFIKEDFDEVDKKTWLQSTIVSMAVAGAIVGAAVGGWINDRFGRRMSILIADVLFLIGAIVMAFAPAPWVIIVGRIFVGFGVGMASMTSPLYISEASPARIRGALVSTNGLLITGGQFFSYLINLAFVHTPGTWRWMLGVAGVPAIIQFVLMLSLPESPRWLYRKDRVAESRAILERIYPAEEVEAEMEALRVSVEAEKADEAIIGDSFGAKLKGAFANPVVRRGLAAGVTVQVAQQFVGINTVMYYSPSIVQFAGYASNSTAMALSLITSGLNAIGSIVSMMFVDRYGRRKLMIISMFGIISCLIILATVFSQAAIHAPKIDALESTTFSPNATCPAFAPLATPNAPPSGWNCMKCLRSECGFCASGVQPYAPGACVVLSDDMKATCHSKGRTYFKDGCPSKFGFLAIVFLGLYIVVYAPGMGTVPWIVNSEIYPLRYRGLGGGIAAVSNWVSNLIVSESFLSLTHALGSSGTFLLFAGFSTVGLFFIWLLVPETKGLQFEEVEKLLEAGYKPSLLRRRNKAKGVDTA, from the exons ATGGTGGAAGGAGGAATAGCCAAAGCAGACAAAACAGAGTTCACAGAGTGCTGGAGAACAACATGGAAGACGCCTTACATCATGCGCCTCGCCTTCTCCGCCGGAATCGGAGGTCTTCTCTTCGGCTACGACACCGGCGTCATCTCCGGCGCTCTTCTCTTCATCAAAGAGGATTTCGACGAAGTCGACAAGAAAACATGGCTTCAGTCGACGATCGTCAGCATGGCGGTGGCCGGAGCCATCGTCGGAGCAGCCGTCGGAGGATGGATCAACGATAGGTTCGGCAGGAGGATGTCGATCTTGATCGCCGACGTGCTTTTCCTGATCGGCGCCATCGTCATGGCGTTTGCTCCGGCTCCTTGGGTGATCATCGTCGGAAGAATCTTCGTCGGGTTCGGCGTTGGTATGGCGTCGATGACGTCGCCGCTTTACATATCGGAAGCTTCTCCGGCGAGGATTAGAGGAGCGCTTGTTAGTACCAACGGTCTTCTCATCACCGGGGGACAGTTCTTCTCTTATCTCATTAATCTCGCCTTTGTCCAC ACACCGGGAACATGGAGGTGGATGCTGGGAGTTGCGGGTGTTCCGGCGATAATTCAGTTTGTGTTGATGCTGTCTTTACCGGAGTCTCCACGGTGGTTGTATAGAAAAGACAGGGTTGCGGAGTCGAGAGCGATTCTCGAGAGGATTTACCCGGCGGAGGAGGTGGAGGCGGAGATGGAGGCGTTGAGAGTGTCTGTGGAGGCAGAGAAGGCGGACGAGGCTATTATCGGAGATAGTTTCGGCGCGAAACTCAAAGGAGCGTTTGCGAACCCTGTCGTCCGACGTGGACTAGCCGCTGGTGTTACGGTCCAGGTGGCGCAGCAGTTTGTGGGGATCAACACGGTGATGTATTACAGTCCCTCCATTGTGCAGTTCGCTGGCTACGCTTCCAACAGTACAGCGATGGCTTTGTCTCTTATAACTTCTGGTCTGAACGCGATTGGTTCGATTGTGAGCATGATGTTTGTGGATCGGTACGGTAGAAGGAAGCTGATGATCATCTCTATGTTTGGGATCATATCGTGTCTTATCATCTTAGCCACGGTGTTCTCACAAGCGGCCATTCATGCCCCCAAGATCGATGCATTGGAGTCAACCACGTTTTCTCCAAACGCTACTTGTCCAGCGTTTGCGCCGCTCGCGACCCCAAACGCTCCTCCCTCGGGGTGGAACTGTATGAAGTGTCTCAGGTCAGAATGTGGGTTCTGTGCCAGTGGAGTACAGCCGTATGCGCCAGGAGCATGCGTGGTGTTATCAGACGACATGAAGGCGACGTGTCACTCAAAGGGAAGAACGTACTTCAAAGATGGGTGTCCAAGCAAGTTTGGATTCTTGGCTATAGTGTTTTTGGGGCTTTACATTGTGGTGTACGCACCAGGTATGGGTACTGTCCCATGGATTGTCAACTCTGAGATCTATCCGCTTAGATATAGAGGTCTTGGAGGAGGTATAGCCGCGGTCTCGAATTGGGTCTCTAATCTGATTGTGAGCGAGAGCTTTCTCTCACTCACACATGCTCTCGGCTCTTCTGGGACTTTCCTTCTCTTTGCTGGCTTCTCCACGGTTGGACTCTTCTTCATTTGGCTGCTTGTGCCTGAGACTAAAGGACTTCAGTTTGAGGAGGTCGAGAAGTTGCTCGAGGCTGGCTACAAGCCTAGTCTCTTGCGTCGGAGGAACAAGGCCAAAGGTGTTGATACAGCTTAA
- the LOC103860853 gene encoding uncharacterized protein LOC103860853, which produces MEEERDESRKIRKEKEMERRRLRDRERRQSMSQDERERHLARRRKNYQLRRQRAEVSRIGSQIQELAGEGSQLAVASPIQSGDSSTVPLVDSDQSVGISVEEFGKLVGTIRLSRVKHLARTLRKWSTNGAEASSSTGGTNAMTRRAMSSGLRLSRVKRLVRSKGQQEGLLSQHSPT; this is translated from the exons ATGGAGGAAGAGAGGGATGAATCGAGGAAAATCAGgaaggagaaggagatggaGAGGCGGCGTCTAAGGGATAGAGAGAGAAGACAGTCTATGAGCCAGGATGAGAGGGAGAGGCATTTAGCTCGCCGCCGCAAGAATTATCAGCTACGAAGGCAGAGAGCTGAGGTGAGCCGCATCGGCTCTCAGATCCAAGAACTCGCCGGAGAAGGGAGCCAGTTAGCAGTGGCCTCACCTATTCAATCTGGAGACAGCAGTACTGTCCCGTTGGTTGATTCTGATCAGA GTGTGGGAATATCAGTGGAGGAGTTCGGTAAACTGGTGGGGACGATACGGCTTAGCCGTGTGAAGCATCTGGCGAGGACACTGAGAAAGTGGAGTACTAATGGTGCAGAAGCTAGCAGCAGTACTGGAGGGACAAACGCAATGACAAGAC GTGCAATGTCAAGTGGGCTGCGTCTGAGTCGAGTGAAACGACTGGTGAGATCAAAGGGACAGCAGGAGGGGTTGTTGTCACAACATTCACCAACATAA
- the LOC103860850 gene encoding uncharacterized protein LOC103860850, translated as MEGENPIEDRGFLAAPLTFFLVVVFQLLSKWLDQLQKKGSSNNNNTKEAELRSEIKQLLREATALSQPATFAQAAKLRRSAATKEKELSLYVEQHNKDINLSYDLYGNVLIASKVVVYLILVFWFWRTPIAMIAKQLVQPFGRLLSWGTGGHLTGHVMVGIIPWLILSTRVSKYVCKFVDF; from the exons ATGGAAGGAGAGAATCCGATAGAAGATCGTGGCTTTTTGGCCGCTCCTCTGACATTCTTCCTCGTCGTTGTGTTCCAGTTGCTATCAAAGTGGCTCGACCAATTGCAGAAG AAAGGGTcgagtaataataataatacaaagGAAGCAGAGCTGCGATCCGAAATTAAGCAGCTTTTGAGAGAGGCCACTGCATTGTCTCA GCCAGCCACGTTTGCGCAAGCGGCTAAACTTAGGAGGTCAGCAGCTACTAAAGAGAAAGAACTTTCTCTAT ATGTGGAGCAGCATAACAAAGATATAAACCTGTCTTACGATCTCTATGGAAACGTTCTGATTGCTTCAAAG GTTGTGGTATACCTAATATTGGTATTTTGGTTCTGGAGGACTCCGATTGCCATGATTGCTAAGCAACTTGTTCAACCCTTTG GGAGGTTGTTATCTTGGGGAACAGGAGGTCACTTGACAGGCCATGTGATG GTTGGGATCATACCGTGGCTGATACTCTCAACCAGAGTGAGCAAATATGTGTGCAAGTTCGTGGACTTCTAA
- the LOC103860849 gene encoding CASP-like protein 2B1 — protein MSYSGVGSSPGNVAVSHGGKMKLIDRRLKLTELLLRCSATALALLALILIVTNTQVKQIFTIEKRAKYTDMKALVFLVVANGIAAAYSLLQSVRCVVGSVKGSVLFNKSLAWAIFLSDQAVAYMSVAAIAASAESGLIGIRGEDELQWMKVCNMFGKFCNRAAGGTASAVLASVAMVFVSSISAFSLFRLYGGATATQRQPNVAVTK, from the exons ATGAGTTACTCGGGGGTTGGAAGCAGTCCTGGAAACGTCGCCGTCTCCCACGGAGGCAAGATGAAGCTGATTGATCGGAGACTGAAGCTAACTGAGCTGCTCTTAAGGTGCTCCGCTACTGCTCTCGCTCTCCTCGCGCTTATTCTGATTGTTACAAACACTCAGGTCAAGCAAATCTTTACAATTGAGAAGAGGGCTAAGTACACCGACATGAAGGCACTTGT GTTCCTGGTGGTGGCCAATGGGATAGCTGCGGCTTATTCTCTGTTGCAGTCAGTTCGTTGCGTGGTGGGTTCGGTGAAAGGAAGCGTTTTGTTCAACAAGTCCCTTGCTTGGGCCATTTTCTTAAGCGATCAG GCGGTGGCTTACATGAGTGTGGCTGCAATAGCCGCATCAGCAGagtctggtttgattggaataaGAGGCGAGGATGAGCTACAGTGGATGAAGGTGTGCAATATGTTTGGCAAGTTCTGCAACCGAGCGGCTGGAGGAACCGCCAGCGCCGTCCTTGCCTCTGTTGCTATGGTTTTCGTCTCCTCCATTTCTGCTTTTAGTCTCTTCCGGTTGTACGGTGGTGCCACTGCCACCCAAAGACAGCCAAACGTTGCTGTGACGAAGTGA
- the LOC103860847 gene encoding transcriptional adapter ADA2b isoform X2: protein MGRSRRNFQNFEDPTLRTRKKKNAANVDTFESSSIVQGTEGGGKYNCDYCQKDITGKIRIKCAVCPDFDLCVECMSVGAEITPHKRDHAYRVMGNLTFPLICPDWSADDEMLLLEGLEIYGMGNWAEVAEHVGTKRKQQCLDHYRNIYLDSPFFPLPDMSHVAGKSKKELQAMASSLTVEQHMKEEYPFSPPKVKVEDTQKDRSFGGKKPVTPGNNSLVELSSYNHKREEFDPEYDNDAEQLLAEMEFKQNDTPEEKKLKLRVLRIFSKRLDERKRRKEFILERNLLYPNPFEKELSQEEKEQCRRLDVFMRFHSKEEHQELLNSVVSEYRMVKRLKDLKEAQMAGCRSTAEAERYLGRKRKRESEEGMNRGKESSPVQASSSYVNDLDMIGFKESQLLSESEKRLCSEVKLVPPVYLQMQQVMSHEIFKGNVTKKSDAYSLFKIDPTKVDRVYDMLVKKGIAQL from the exons ATGGGTCGCTCTCGTCGCAACTTCCAAAATTTCGAAGACCCTACCCTTAG AACgaggaaaaagaaaaacgcAGCTAATGTGGACACCTTTGAGTCTTCATCTATCG TTCAAGGTACGGAGGGAGGAGGGAAGTACAACTGCGATTATTGTCAGAAAGACATCACTGGCAAGATCAGGATCAAATGTGCTGTTTGTCCTGATTTCGATCTCTGCGTTGAATGTATGTCTGTTGGTGCTGAGATCACTCCTCACAAACGTGATCACGCCTACCGTGTTATG GGAAATCTAACTTTCCCGCTTATTTGTCCGGACTGGAGTGCTGATGATGAAATGCTTCTCTTGGAG GGACTTGAGATTTATGGGATGGGAAACTGGGCTGAGGTTGCGGAGCATGTGGGAACGAAGAGAAAACAACAGTGTCTCGACCACTACAGAAACATTTACTTGGACTCCCCCTTTTTCCCTCTTCCT GATATGTCACATGTAGCAGGGAAGAGCAAAAAAGAACTTCAAGCCATGGCTTCTTCTTTGACTGTAGAGCAGCACATGAAAGAAGAGTACCCGTTTTCTCCTCCTAAAGTCAA AGTTGAAGACACACAAAAAG ACAGGAGCTTTGGAGGAAAGAAACCTGTTACCCCGGGAAACAACTCTTTGGTTGAACTGAGTAGTTACAACCACAAAAGAGAAGAGTTCGACCCTGAATATGACAATGATGCTGAGCAGCTCTTGGCTGAGATGGAGTTCAAACAGAACGATACTCCTGAAGAGAAAAAGCTGAAGCTGCGTGTCTTGCGTATCTTTTCGAAAAG GCTTGATGAGAGGAAACGTAGAAAGGAGTTCATACTTGAAAGAAACCTGTTGTACCCAAATCCCTTTGAGAAGGAGCTGTCTCAGGAGGAGAAAGAGCAGTGTCGGCGTTTAGACGTTTTCATGCGCTTTCATTCAAAAGAAGAGCATCAAGAGCTACTTAATAGTGTTGTGAGCGAGTACCGCATGGTGAAACGGCTCAAAGATCTCAAG GAAGCTCAAATGGCAGGGTGTCGTTCGACAGCTGAAGCAGAGAGGTATCTGGGGAGGAAGAGGAAGCGAGAGAGCGAAGAAGGGATGAACAGAGGGAAAGAGAGCAGTCCTGTGCAAGCATCTTCAAGCTATGTGAATGACTTGGACATGATTGGGTTCAAAGAGTCGCAACTGCTGTCTGAATCC gAGAAGCGTCTTTGCAGCGAGGTCAAGTTGGTTCCACCGGTTTATCTACAGATGCAGCAAGTGATGTCACATGAGATATTCAAAGGGAATGTTACAAAGAAGTCAGATGCTTATAGCCTGTTCAAGATTGATCCGACCAAAGTAGACAGAGTCTATGATATGCTTGTGAAGAAGGGGATTGCTCAGCTTTAA
- the LOC103860852 gene encoding NADH-ubiquinone oxidoreductase 20.9 kDa subunit, which translates to MNTDITALEKPQYPVVDRNPPFTKVVGNFSVLDYLRFSTITGVSVTVGYLSGIKPGIKGPSMVTGGLIGLMGGFMYAYQNSAGRLMGFFPNEGEVAASHQKRGGSFN; encoded by the exons ATGAACACTGACATCACCGCCTTGGAGAAGCCCCAGTACCCCGTCGTCGATCGGAACCCTCCATTCACGAAAGTCGTCGGAAACTTCAGCGTCCTCGATTACCTCCGTTTCTCCACCATCACCGGCGTTTCCGTCACCGTCGGCTACCTATCAG GGATCAAGCCAGGGATCAAGGGACCGTCGATGGTGACGGGAGGACTGATCGGACTCATGGGAGGGTTCATGTACGCTTACCAGAACTCCGCGGGGAGGCTCATGGGCTTTTTCCCTAACGAAGGCGAGGTCGCGGCTAGTCACCAGAAGCGTGGTGGTTCGTTCAATTGA
- the LOC103860854 gene encoding U-box domain-containing protein 4, translating to MVSVEDSLSHSNSTRFQSTTNFYGSPSSPSTERIHRQAGRSMRTVRSNFYQSGDQSCSFVGDEYLSDSVVDMRLGELASKNTNSSPHSKASSLIDEVFLDISQAFSDFSACSSDISGELHRLACLPSPDVNENVGVQDPEPCLGFLERESFSTEIIECISPEDLQPTVKLCVDGLRSSSVAIKRSAAAKLRLLAKNRADNRLLIGESGAIQALIPLLRCNDPLTQEHAVTALLNLSLHDQNKSVIVAGGAIKPLVWVLKTGTETSKQNAACALLSLALVEENKNSIGACGAIPPLVSLILNGSCRGKKDAVTTLYKLCTLRQNKERAVAAGAVKPLVELVGEEGTGMAEKAMVVLSSLAGVEEGKEAIVEEGGIVALVEAIEDGSVKGKEFAVLTLLQLCGESVRNRGLLVREGAIPPLVGLSQSGSVSVRAKRKAERLLGYLREPRKEGSSSSS from the exons ATGGTTTCCGTGGAGGATTCGTTATCACATTCGAACTCAACCCGCTTCCAATCAACAACGAACTTCTACGGCTCACCTTCTTCCCCGTCGACGGAGAGGATACACCGTCAAGCTGGCCGGTCGATGAGAACGGTTAGATCTAACTTCTACCAAAGCGGAGACCAGTCCTGCTCATTCGTCGGCGACGAGTACCTTTCCGATTCCGTCGTCGACATGAGGCTCGGCGAGCTTGCTTCGAAGAACACCAACTCATCGCCCCATTCAAAAGCTTCCTCACTGATAGACGAAGTCTTCCTCGACATCTCTCAAGCGTTTAGCGATTTCTCCGCGTGTAGCAGCGATATCTCCGGTGAGCTTCATCGTCTCGCTTGCTTGCCGTCGCCGGACGTTAACGAGAACGTGGGAGTGCAGGATCCGGAGCCGTGTCTAGGGTTTCTGGAGAGGGAAAGCTTCTCCACGGAGATCATCGAGTGTATCTCGCCGGAAGATCTGCAGCCGACGGTGAAGCTCTGCGTCGACGGACTTCGCTCATCTTCCGTCGCTATTAAACGATCTGCCGCCGCGAAGCTGAGGCTCCTGGCGAAGAATCGTGCGGATAACCGTTTGTTGATTGGTGAATCTGGAGCTATTCAAGCTTTGATTCCGCTTCTTCGTTGCAACGATCCGTTGACGCAGGAGCATGCGGTTACAGCTCTGTTGAACCTCTCTCTTCACGATCAGAACAAATCTGTTATTGTTGCGGGAGGAGCTATCAAGCCGTTGGTGTGGGTGCTTAAGACGGGGACGGAGACTTCTAAGCAGAACGCTGCGTGCGCGTTGCTTAGCCTTGCGCTTGTGGAGGAGAACAAGAACTCGATTGGAGCGTGCGGTGCGATTCCGCCGCTTGTTTCTCTTATATTGAATGGATCTTGCAGGGGGAAGAAGGACGCGGTCACGACGCTTTACAAGCTTTGCACGCTTCggcagaataaagagagagcgGTTGCAGCTGGAGCGGTGAAGCCGTTGGTGGAGCTTGTGGGGGAGGAAGGGACTGGGATGGCGGAGAAGGCGATGGTTGTTCTGAGTAGCTTGGCGGGGGTTGAGGAAGGTAAAGAGGCTATTGTTGAGGAAGGAGGGATTGTAGCGCTTGTGGAGGCGATTGAGGATGGATCGGTGAAAGGGAAAGAGTTTGCTGTGTTGACGTTGTTGCAGCTTTGTGGTGAGAGTGTTAGGAACCGTGGGTTGCTTGTGAGGGAAGGTGCGATTCCTCCGCTTGTGGGTCTTTCTCAGAGTGGCAGCGTTAGCGTTAGAGCTAAACGCAAG GCAGAAAGACTTCTGGGTTATCTTAGGGAGCCAAGGAAGGAGGGAAGTTCATCAAGCTCTTGA
- the LOC103860848 gene encoding transcription factor bHLH3, translated as MNVTGESMVGQKFWESQEDRAMVESAIGTEACDFFISSNTSLPKLLPPPPPTDPNLQQGLRHVVEGSDWDYAVFWLASNVNSSDGCVLIWGDGYYRASQKGNSSDKEDDETKRRVLRKLHLSFTGSEEDHRLVKSGGLLSDLDMFYLASLYFYFRCDSTKYGPAGTYVSGKPLWAADLPSCLSYYRVRSFLARSAGFKTVLSVPVNCGVVELGSLKLIPEDKSVVEMVKSVFGGSDFVQAPKIFGRQLSKPRSMSINFSPKMEDESGFSLDAYEVGGSNQVEAALYLTDEQKPRKRGRKPANGREEALNHVEAERQRREKLNQRFYALRAVVPNISKMDKASLLADAITYITDMQKKIRVYETEKQVMKRRESNQITPADVDYQQRHDDAVVRVSCPLETHPVSKVVQMFRENEVTPHDTNVAVTEEGVVHTFTVRPQGGCTAEELKDKLLASLSQ; from the coding sequence ATGAACGTTACAGGAGAATCAATGGTTGGTCAAAAGTTCTGGGAAAGCCAAGAAGACCGAGCGATGGTGGAATCCGCCATAGGCACCGAAGCTTGCGACTTTTTCATCTCTTCAAACACTTCCCTCCCCAAGCTACTcccgccgccgccgccgacCGATCCCAATCTCCAGCAAGGCTTACGTCACGTCGTCGAAGGCTCGGACTGGGACTACGCCGTCTTCTGGCTTGCTTCAAACGTGAACAGCTCCGACGGCTGCGTCTTGATCTGGGGAGACGGCTATTACCGTGCCTCCCAGAAGGGAAACTCATCAGATAAAGAAGACGACGAGACCAAACGGCGCGTGCTTCGCAAGCTCCACTTGTCTTTTACCGGTTCGGAGGAAGATCATCGTCTGGTGAAGTCGGGAGGTCTTCTTAGTGATCTCGACATGTTTTATTTAGCTTCTTTGTATTTTTACTTTAGGTGTGATTCGACTAAGTACGGTCCCGCTGGAACTTATGTCTCTGGGAAGCCGCTTTGGGCTGCTGATTTGCCTAGCTGCTTGAGTTATTACAGGGTTAGATCCTTCTTAGCTAGATCTGCTGGTTTCAAGACTGTTTTGTCTGTGCCTGTGAACTGTGGAGTTGTTGAGCTTGGTTCGTTGAAGTTGATTCCGGAAGATAAGAGCGTGGTTGAGATGGTGAAGTCGGTGTTTGGCGGATCTGACTTTGTTCAAGCTCCTAAGATCTTTGGTAGACAGCTGTCGAAACCGCGGTCGATGAGCATCAACTTCTCGCCCAAGATGGAGGATGAGTCTGGCTTCTCCCTGGACGCATACGAGGTCGGTGGTTCGAATCAAGTCGAGGCGGCGTTGTACTTAACCGACGAGCAGAAGCCGAGGAAGAGAGGGAGGAAGCCTGCTAACGGGAGAGAAGAGGCTTTAAACCATGTTGAAGCGGAGAGGCAGAGGAGGGAGAAGCTGAACCAGAGATTCTACGCTTTGCGCGCCGTGGTGCCTAACATCTCTAAGATGGATAAGGCTTCGCTCCTCGCGGACGCGATCACGTACATTACCGATATGCAGAAGAAGATAAGGGTGTACGAGACGGAGAAGCAGGTGATGAAGAGGAGGGAGAGTAATCAGATCACTCCGGCGGATGTTGATTATCAGCAGAGGCACGACGACGCGGTGGTGAGGGTGAGCTGCCCGTTGGAGACTCATCCGGTTTCGAAAGTGGTGCAGATGTTTAGGGAGAATGAAGTTACGCCTCATGATACGAATGTGGCTGTGACGGAAGAGGGTGTGGTTCATACGTTCACGGTCCGGCCTCAGGGTGGATGCACTGCTGAGGAGTTGAAGGATAAGCTCCTCGCTTCTCTCTCACAGTAG